The Dendropsophus ebraccatus isolate aDenEbr1 chromosome 10, aDenEbr1.pat, whole genome shotgun sequence genome has a segment encoding these proteins:
- the DKC1 gene encoding H/ACA ribonucleoprotein complex subunit DKC1 isoform X1, whose product MADDEGSKKKSKKRKSQTLGEIADIQHEGSFLIQPESKVAQLDTSQWPLLLKNFDKLNVRTTHYTPIPSGSNPLKRDITEYIKTGFINLDKPANPSSHEVVAWIRRILRVEKTGHSGTLDPKVTGCLIVCIDRATRLVKSQQSAGKEYVGIVRLHNALENEQQLARALETLTGALFQRPPLIAAVKRQLRVRTIYESKLVEYDPERRLGIFWVSCEAGTYIRTLCVHIGLLLGVGGQMQELRRVRSGVMGEKDNLVTMHDVLDAQWQYDNNKDESYLRRVVFPLEKLLVSHKRLVMKDSAVNAICYGAKIMLPGLLRYEDGIEMNQDIVVITTKGEAICTATALMTTAVISTCDHGVVAKIKRVIMERDTYPRKWGLGPKASQKKMMIQKGLLDKHGKPNENTPANWNQGYVDYR is encoded by the exons ATGGCGGATGACGAGG GATCCAAGAAGAAATCTAAGAAACGCAAGAGTCAGACGCTGGGGGAGATTGCG GATATCCAGCATGAAGGAAGCTTCCTCATACAGCCCGAGTCCAAAGTCGCCCAGCTGGATACATCTCAGTGGCCCCTGCTGCTTAAG AACTTTGATAAGCTGAATGTTCGGACGACACACTACACTCCTATCCCGTCCGGTTCCAACCCCTTGAAGAGAGATATTACAGAGTATATAAA AACAGGTTTTATTAATCTGGATAAACCCGCCAACCCGTCCTCACACGAGGTAGTCGCATGGATCCGTCGCATTTTGAGGGTAGAGAAAACCGGCCACAGCGGGACGCTGGATCCCAAAGTCACAGGTTGCCTTATCGTATGTATAGACCGCGCCACACGACTGGTGAAGTCGCAGCAGAGTGCAG GGAAGGAATACGTTGGGATTGTCCGACTACATAATGCATTGGAGAATGAGCAGCAGCTGGCGAGG GCTCTGGAGACCCTCACAGGTGCGCTGTTTCAGAGGCCGCCATTAATAGCTGCTGTGAAGAGGCAACTGCGTGTCAGAACAATCTATGAAAGCAAACTTGTGGAGTATGACCCCGAACGTAGACTGG GTATATTCTGGGTGAGCTGTGAAGCCGGTACATATATCCGGACTCTGTGCGTCCACATTGGCTTGCTTCTGGGGGTCGGTGGGCAGATGCAGGAGCTCCGCAGAGTCCGCTCAGGTGTCATGGGAGAAAAG GATAATCTTGTCACAATGCATGATGTATTGGATGCACAATGGCAGTACGATAACAATAAAGATGAAAGCTACCTTCGTAGGGTTGTGTTCCCACTGGAGAAGCTTCTGGTATCTCATAAGAGGCTGGTCATGAAGGACAGTGCG GTTAATGCTATATGTTATGGGGCCAAGATCATGCTGCCCGGTCTCCTGAGGTATGAGGATGGCATCGAGATGAACCAGGATATTGTGGTCATCACAACCAAAGGTGAAGCTATCTGCACTG CTACCGCCCTCATGACAACCGCTGTGATCTCTACATGTGACCATGGCGTCGTGGCAAAGATTAAACGGGTCATTATGGAGAGGGACACCTATCCCCGCAAGTGGGGTCTTGGTCCTAAG GCCAGCCAGAAGAAAATGATGATCCAGAAAGGGCTGCTAGACAAGCATGGGAAACCCAATGAGAATACCCCAGCAAACTGGAACCAAGGATATGTTGATTACAGGTAA
- the DKC1 gene encoding H/ACA ribonucleoprotein complex subunit DKC1 isoform X2, with amino-acid sequence MADDEGSKKKSKKRKSQTLGEIADIQHEGSFLIQPESKVAQLDTSQWPLLLKNFDKLNVRTTHYTPIPSGSNPLKRDITEYIKTGFINLDKPANPSSHEVVAWIRRILRVEKTGHSGTLDPKVTGCLIVCIDRATRLVKSQQSAGKEYVGIVRLHNALENEQQLARALETLTGALFQRPPLIAAVKRQLRVRTIYESKLVEYDPERRLGIFWVSCEAGTYIRTLCVHIGLLLGVGGQMQELRRVRSGVMGEKDNLVTMHDVLDAQWQYDNNKDESYLRRVVFPLEKLLVSHKRLVMKDSAVNAICYGAKIMLPGLLRYEDGIEMNQDIVVITTKGEAICTATALMTTAVISTCDHGVVAKIKRVIMERDTYPRKWGLGPKASQKKMMIQKGLLDKHGKPNENTPANWNQGYVDYSAAQKSVTAPEVETPAKRKHVSESDSDAATPVTTKKKKKKPESDNEVADAESSKHKRESASDSESALKPKKKKKKKQTEEEEEATEESPKVTKSMKKKKKKHKETSE; translated from the exons ATGGCGGATGACGAGG GATCCAAGAAGAAATCTAAGAAACGCAAGAGTCAGACGCTGGGGGAGATTGCG GATATCCAGCATGAAGGAAGCTTCCTCATACAGCCCGAGTCCAAAGTCGCCCAGCTGGATACATCTCAGTGGCCCCTGCTGCTTAAG AACTTTGATAAGCTGAATGTTCGGACGACACACTACACTCCTATCCCGTCCGGTTCCAACCCCTTGAAGAGAGATATTACAGAGTATATAAA AACAGGTTTTATTAATCTGGATAAACCCGCCAACCCGTCCTCACACGAGGTAGTCGCATGGATCCGTCGCATTTTGAGGGTAGAGAAAACCGGCCACAGCGGGACGCTGGATCCCAAAGTCACAGGTTGCCTTATCGTATGTATAGACCGCGCCACACGACTGGTGAAGTCGCAGCAGAGTGCAG GGAAGGAATACGTTGGGATTGTCCGACTACATAATGCATTGGAGAATGAGCAGCAGCTGGCGAGG GCTCTGGAGACCCTCACAGGTGCGCTGTTTCAGAGGCCGCCATTAATAGCTGCTGTGAAGAGGCAACTGCGTGTCAGAACAATCTATGAAAGCAAACTTGTGGAGTATGACCCCGAACGTAGACTGG GTATATTCTGGGTGAGCTGTGAAGCCGGTACATATATCCGGACTCTGTGCGTCCACATTGGCTTGCTTCTGGGGGTCGGTGGGCAGATGCAGGAGCTCCGCAGAGTCCGCTCAGGTGTCATGGGAGAAAAG GATAATCTTGTCACAATGCATGATGTATTGGATGCACAATGGCAGTACGATAACAATAAAGATGAAAGCTACCTTCGTAGGGTTGTGTTCCCACTGGAGAAGCTTCTGGTATCTCATAAGAGGCTGGTCATGAAGGACAGTGCG GTTAATGCTATATGTTATGGGGCCAAGATCATGCTGCCCGGTCTCCTGAGGTATGAGGATGGCATCGAGATGAACCAGGATATTGTGGTCATCACAACCAAAGGTGAAGCTATCTGCACTG CTACCGCCCTCATGACAACCGCTGTGATCTCTACATGTGACCATGGCGTCGTGGCAAAGATTAAACGGGTCATTATGGAGAGGGACACCTATCCCCGCAAGTGGGGTCTTGGTCCTAAG GCCAGCCAGAAGAAAATGATGATCCAGAAAGGGCTGCTAGACAAGCATGGGAAACCCAATGAGAATACCCCAGCAAACTGGAACCAAGGATATGTTGATTACAG TGCAGCACAGAAGAGCGTGACTGCTCCCGAGGTGGAGACACCAGCCAAG AGGAAACATGTAAGCGAGTCCGATAGTGACGCGGCCACACCAGTcaccaccaaaaagaaaaag AAGAAACCGGAGAGCGACAATGAAGTGGCAGATGCAGAATCTTCTAAG CATAAGCGGGAGAGCGCTAGTGACAGTGAAAGTGCCTTAAAaccaaagaaaaagaagaaaaagaaacagactgaagaggaggaagaagcaaCAGAGGAGTCTCCAAAG GTGACAAAAAGcatgaagaagaaaaagaagaaacacAAAGAAACTTCTGAATAG